A window of the Gossypium hirsutum isolate 1008001.06 chromosome A05, Gossypium_hirsutum_v2.1, whole genome shotgun sequence genome harbors these coding sequences:
- the LOC107948509 gene encoding histone-lysine N-methyltransferase, H3 lysine-9 specific SUVH4 isoform X2, whose product MMERNEVLYPEKRIGSIPGIDVGHRFYSRAEMVAVGFHSHWLNGIDYMGQSYKKGEYEHYIFPLAVAIVLSGMYEDDLDNAEDVVYTGQGGHDLTGNKRQIRDQVLERGNLALKNCVDLGVTVRVVRGHECANSYSGKVYTYDGLYKVVHYWAEKGISGFTVFKYRLRRLEGQPTLTTSQVHFTYGRVPQCLSEIRGLVCEDISGGQEVVPIPATNLVDDPPVAPTGYQYSKSMKFARNIKLPANAAGCDCKGLCWDPKTCACARLNGSDFPYVHRDGGRLIEAKHVVFECGPKCGCDPSCVNRTSQRGLKYRLEVFRTPKKGWAVRSWDFIPAGAPVCEYIGVLTRTEELDNVSENNYIFDIDCLQTMRGLGGRERRQLDASLPMIQNMDKIDEQRSESVPEFCIDAASIGNVARFINHSCEPNLFIQCVLSAHQDIKLARVMLFAADSIPPLQELTYDYGYALDSVHGPDGKVKKMACYCGAEGCRKRLF is encoded by the exons ATGATGGAGAGAAATGAGGTGCTTTATCCTGAGAAAAGGATAGGTAGCATTCCAG GCATTGATGTTGGTCATCGGTTTTATTCTCGTGCTGAAATGGTTGCGGTTGGTTTTCATAGCCACTGGTTGAATGGTATAGATTATATGGGACAGTCCTACAAGAAAGGG GAGTATGAACACTATATATTCCCGCTTGCAGTAGCTATAGTTTTATCTGGCATGTATGAGGATGATTTAGATAATGCTGAAGATGTTGTTTACACTGGACAAGGAGGACATGACCTAACTGGTAATAAACGACAAATTCGAGATCAAGTTTTGGAACGTGGTAATCTGGCACTGAAG AACTGTGTGGACCTTGGGGTGACTGTCAGAGTAGTTCGAGGTCATGAATGTGCTAATAGTTACTCTGGGAAAGTTTATACATATGATGGATTGTACAAG GTTGTTCACTACTGGGCAGAGAAGGGTATTTCTGGGTTCACTGTTTTCAAATATAGATTGAGGCGGCTTGAGGGGCAACCAACATTGACAACTAGCCAG GTTCATTTTACCTATGGCCGTGTTCCCCAGTGTCTGTCAGAAATTCGCGG GCTGGTGTGTGAGGACATAAGTGGTGGTCAAGAAGTGGTTCCTATTCCAGCTACTAATTTGGTTGATGATCCACCTGTTGCACCAACAG GTTACCAGTATAGCAAGTCAATGAAATTTGCGCGAAATATAAAGCTTCCTGCTAATGCTGCTGGATGTGATTGCAAGGGGCTTTGTTGGGATCCCAAAACTTGTGCATGTGCAAGGCTTAATGGTTCTGATTTTCCTTATGTGCACCGTGATGGTGGCAG GTTAATTGAAGCCAAACATGTTGTTTTTGAATGTGGTCCAAAATGTGGCTGTGATCCAAGTTGTGTAAATCGTACATCTCAGAGAGGATTGAAATATCGACTTGAG GTCTTCCGTACTCCGAAGAAAGGATGGGCCGTTAGATCTTGGGATTTTATACCTGCTGGTGCCCCTGTTTGTGAATATATTGGAGTGCTCACGAGGACAGAAGAGCTGGATAATGTCTCTGAGAATAATTACATTTTTGACATTGATTGCTTGCAAACTATGAGGGGGCTCGGTGGCAGAGAG AGGCGGCAACTAGATGCATCCTTGCCAATGATCCAGAACATGGACAAAATTGACGAACAGAGATCAGAAAGTGTGCCAGAGTTCTGCATTGATGCTGCTTCTATTGGAAATGTTGCAAGATTTATCAATCATAGCTGTGAGCCTAACCTCTTTATCCAGTGTGTCCTGAGTGCACATCAAGATATTAAACTAGCTCGAGTAATGCTCTTTGCAGCAGACAGCATTCCTCCTTTGCAG GAGCTGACGTATGACTATGGGTATGCCCTTGATAGCGTTCATGGTCCTGATGGGAAGGTAAAAAAGATGGCATGCTACTGTGGAGCAGAAGGCTGCAGGAAGCGCCTATTCTAG
- the LOC107948509 gene encoding histone-lysine N-methyltransferase, H3 lysine-9 specific SUVH4 isoform X1 has translation MVVQSPHSLQSSVPTPKNGTKRVQIQVKENGSAVTDNVAGQRRASARLQAAKQKAEMELLAKRKLELLNEDVGRSTKKVNVDAEKLKLKLQPAQTVIQQLPEISSLPADPKINKKVAKMVERAAKIAEGLDGTNAPNVAEKSAHMKVKETIRLFNKHYLHFVQEEEKRCGAAKVDKKALKAKKKANRGNVSEADVKAKAKRPDLKAISKMMERNEVLYPEKRIGSIPGIDVGHRFYSRAEMVAVGFHSHWLNGIDYMGQSYKKGEYEHYIFPLAVAIVLSGMYEDDLDNAEDVVYTGQGGHDLTGNKRQIRDQVLERGNLALKNCVDLGVTVRVVRGHECANSYSGKVYTYDGLYKVVHYWAEKGISGFTVFKYRLRRLEGQPTLTTSQVHFTYGRVPQCLSEIRGLVCEDISGGQEVVPIPATNLVDDPPVAPTGYQYSKSMKFARNIKLPANAAGCDCKGLCWDPKTCACARLNGSDFPYVHRDGGRLIEAKHVVFECGPKCGCDPSCVNRTSQRGLKYRLEVFRTPKKGWAVRSWDFIPAGAPVCEYIGVLTRTEELDNVSENNYIFDIDCLQTMRGLGGRERRQLDASLPMIQNMDKIDEQRSESVPEFCIDAASIGNVARFINHSCEPNLFIQCVLSAHQDIKLARVMLFAADSIPPLQELTYDYGYALDSVHGPDGKVKKMACYCGAEGCRKRLF, from the exons ATGGTGGTTCAATCGCCGCATTCGCTCCAGAGTTCTGTCCCTACGCCTAAAAACGGAACCAAAAGGGTCCAGATTCAGGTAAAAGAGAATGGTTCAGCGGTCACGGACAACGTCGCCGGACAACGGAGAGCCAGTGCCAGATTACAAGCCGCCAAACAGAAAGCTGAGATGGAGCTTTTGGCAAAGCGGAAACTGGAGCTTCTGAATGAAGATGTTGGACGTAGCACCAAAAAAGTTAATGTGGATGCTGAAAAGCTAAAGCTAAAGCTACAACCTGCTCAAACCGTGATCCAACAGCTTCCTGAGATTTCATCACTCCCTGCTGACCCTAAAATCAACAAGAAAGTGGCGAAAATGGTGGAACGAGCGGCCAAAATTGCAGAGGGGCTTGACGGTACCAATGCTCCCAATGTTGCCGAGAAAAGTGCACATATGAAGGTCAAGGAGACTATAAGGCTGTTCAACAAGCACTATCTTCACTTTGTTCAG GAAGAGGAAAAGAGGTGCGGCGCAGCTAAAGTTGACAAGAAAGCCCTCAAGGCCAAGAAGAAGGCCAAT AGAGGAAATGTTTCTGAGGCTGATGTTAAGGCCAAAGCTAAGCGACCTGACTTAAAGGCAATATCAAAG ATGATGGAGAGAAATGAGGTGCTTTATCCTGAGAAAAGGATAGGTAGCATTCCAG GCATTGATGTTGGTCATCGGTTTTATTCTCGTGCTGAAATGGTTGCGGTTGGTTTTCATAGCCACTGGTTGAATGGTATAGATTATATGGGACAGTCCTACAAGAAAGGG GAGTATGAACACTATATATTCCCGCTTGCAGTAGCTATAGTTTTATCTGGCATGTATGAGGATGATTTAGATAATGCTGAAGATGTTGTTTACACTGGACAAGGAGGACATGACCTAACTGGTAATAAACGACAAATTCGAGATCAAGTTTTGGAACGTGGTAATCTGGCACTGAAG AACTGTGTGGACCTTGGGGTGACTGTCAGAGTAGTTCGAGGTCATGAATGTGCTAATAGTTACTCTGGGAAAGTTTATACATATGATGGATTGTACAAG GTTGTTCACTACTGGGCAGAGAAGGGTATTTCTGGGTTCACTGTTTTCAAATATAGATTGAGGCGGCTTGAGGGGCAACCAACATTGACAACTAGCCAG GTTCATTTTACCTATGGCCGTGTTCCCCAGTGTCTGTCAGAAATTCGCGG GCTGGTGTGTGAGGACATAAGTGGTGGTCAAGAAGTGGTTCCTATTCCAGCTACTAATTTGGTTGATGATCCACCTGTTGCACCAACAG GTTACCAGTATAGCAAGTCAATGAAATTTGCGCGAAATATAAAGCTTCCTGCTAATGCTGCTGGATGTGATTGCAAGGGGCTTTGTTGGGATCCCAAAACTTGTGCATGTGCAAGGCTTAATGGTTCTGATTTTCCTTATGTGCACCGTGATGGTGGCAG GTTAATTGAAGCCAAACATGTTGTTTTTGAATGTGGTCCAAAATGTGGCTGTGATCCAAGTTGTGTAAATCGTACATCTCAGAGAGGATTGAAATATCGACTTGAG GTCTTCCGTACTCCGAAGAAAGGATGGGCCGTTAGATCTTGGGATTTTATACCTGCTGGTGCCCCTGTTTGTGAATATATTGGAGTGCTCACGAGGACAGAAGAGCTGGATAATGTCTCTGAGAATAATTACATTTTTGACATTGATTGCTTGCAAACTATGAGGGGGCTCGGTGGCAGAGAG AGGCGGCAACTAGATGCATCCTTGCCAATGATCCAGAACATGGACAAAATTGACGAACAGAGATCAGAAAGTGTGCCAGAGTTCTGCATTGATGCTGCTTCTATTGGAAATGTTGCAAGATTTATCAATCATAGCTGTGAGCCTAACCTCTTTATCCAGTGTGTCCTGAGTGCACATCAAGATATTAAACTAGCTCGAGTAATGCTCTTTGCAGCAGACAGCATTCCTCCTTTGCAG GAGCTGACGTATGACTATGGGTATGCCCTTGATAGCGTTCATGGTCCTGATGGGAAGGTAAAAAAGATGGCATGCTACTGTGGAGCAGAAGGCTGCAGGAAGCGCCTATTCTAG